The proteins below come from a single Acidobacteriota bacterium genomic window:
- a CDS encoding GWxTD domain-containing protein → MASTLGPFFFALTLAWAAMLPVAAQDQRQEESTDYYKKWLSEDVVYIISEEEREVFANLTTDEERDQFIEQFWYRRDPDPRSSVNEYKQEHYRRIAYANERFHAGFAGWRTDRGKVYIMHGPPDERQEYPSGGTYDRPLSEGGGTTATYPFEIWRYRHIPGVGTNVELEFVDRANSGEYRLALGPEEKDAFLHVPTAGHTAAELLGLATRLQRPYFSPHASYPLMNYREQDSSFQRYERFVGAQRTPEIKYTDLQQLVRVDTSYDALPFQSRVDYFRLNDHSILVPVTVQVNHADLAFSAQQEEGASRAKIALYGLVTGIDNRIAAEFEDEIVASFQSAEQAARQIGNGSLYQKLLILDARKRYKVNLVLKDLNSGKIGVRAMGLRPPRFEEDALSASSLVLSDFIVPAQEGNQEEQMFLLGDVLVRPRLDATFSPQDYFAVYTQLHNVGVDQSSLRPDFEIRYRITKDGKTQLQQTDETGNSVQYFSPNRMVLIKRLPLNGLKPGAYQIEVEYVDRIRQTTIARTATFRVSDS, encoded by the coding sequence GTGGCCTCGACACTCGGACCCTTCTTTTTCGCCCTGACGCTGGCCTGGGCGGCCATGCTGCCAGTCGCCGCCCAGGACCAGCGCCAGGAAGAATCCACCGACTACTACAAGAAGTGGCTCAGCGAAGACGTCGTCTACATCATCAGTGAAGAGGAACGCGAGGTCTTCGCCAACCTCACCACCGACGAAGAACGCGACCAGTTCATCGAGCAGTTCTGGTACCGGCGCGACCCTGATCCCCGCAGCTCGGTCAACGAGTACAAGCAGGAGCACTACCGTCGCATAGCCTACGCAAACGAGCGCTTCCATGCCGGCTTTGCGGGCTGGCGGACGGACCGGGGCAAGGTCTACATCATGCACGGTCCGCCCGACGAGCGTCAGGAGTATCCTTCGGGCGGGACCTACGACCGTCCTCTCAGCGAAGGCGGCGGAACCACCGCCACTTACCCCTTCGAGATTTGGCGCTACCGGCACATTCCCGGTGTGGGAACCAACGTGGAGCTGGAATTCGTGGACCGGGCCAACTCGGGCGAATACCGCCTGGCGCTGGGACCGGAAGAGAAAGACGCCTTCCTGCACGTCCCCACGGCGGGACACACGGCGGCCGAACTGCTGGGTTTGGCCACCCGCCTGCAGCGGCCCTACTTTTCGCCTCACGCCTCTTACCCGCTCATGAACTACCGCGAGCAGGACAGCTCTTTTCAGCGCTATGAGAGGTTCGTGGGCGCCCAGAGGACGCCCGAAATCAAGTACACCGACCTGCAGCAGTTGGTGCGGGTCGACACCAGTTACGACGCCCTGCCCTTTCAGAGCCGGGTCGATTACTTCAGGCTCAACGACCACTCGATCCTGGTTCCGGTGACGGTGCAGGTCAATCACGCCGATCTGGCTTTTTCGGCCCAGCAGGAGGAAGGCGCCAGCCGGGCCAAGATCGCCCTCTACGGACTGGTGACGGGCATCGACAACCGCATCGCCGCCGAGTTCGAGGACGAGATCGTGGCCTCATTCCAGAGCGCCGAGCAGGCGGCCAGGCAGATCGGCAACGGCTCTCTTTACCAGAAACTGCTCATCCTCGACGCCCGCAAGCGCTACAAGGTCAACCTGGTGCTGAAGGACCTCAACAGCGGCAAAATCGGCGTCCGGGCCATGGGCCTGAGGCCTCCGCGCTTTGAGGAAGATGCGCTGTCGGCCAGTTCGCTGGTGCTTTCAGACTTCATCGTGCCGGCCCAGGAAGGGAACCAGGAAGAGCAGATGTTCCTGCTGGGAGACGTATTGGTGCGTCCCCGCCTGGACGCCACCTTTTCTCCTCAGGACTATTTCGCCGTCTACACCCAGTTGCACAATGTGGGCGTGGATCAGAGCAGCTTGAGGCCCGACTTCGAGATCCGCTACCGCATCACCAAGGACGGGAAGACGCAACTGCAGCAGACCGACGAGACGGGCAATTCGGTGCAGTATTTCTCGCCCAACCGCATGGTGCTGATCAAGCGTCTTCCGCTCAACGGCCTGAAGCCCGGCGCCTACCAGATCGAAGTCGAGTACGTCGACCGCATCCGCCAAACCACCATAGCCCGAACCGCCACCTTCCGCGTCAGCGACTCTTAG